A DNA window from Luteolibacter luteus contains the following coding sequences:
- the ftsH gene encoding ATP-dependent zinc metalloprotease FtsH → MNPSAQPMTFAEFTKNWDKGMVVKDDPKHQLKVTTGDSAYNAVITGYLYSNVRLLPGEEAGTKKNFQATVRMDELASILGEKDIYTVTEEAAPTPSADTVVLSNAGFRRLAALGWVKPQDGKGSIIVYSQNGNVGVVSGVRDVPTEGVAKDDAKATAQTKPFEVVAPLMMLGDELGSLLKEDGIFTAKNDFLRSAIFTFLPVLLIVLLLFFLFRQQMKAAGRGAMSFGKSKARLLTRDHNKVTFRDVAGIQEAKEELWEIVDFLRDPRKFQKLGGSIPKGVLMVGPPGTGKTLLARAIAGEADVPFFSISGSDFVEMFVGVGASRVRDMFEQGKKHAPCLIFIDEIDAVGRHRGHGMGGGHDEREQTLNQLLVEMDGFDTQEGVIIIAATNRPDVLDPALLRPGRFDRQVTVSLPDVNGREEILRVHVKKIKLAPGTDLGVIARGTPGFSGAELANLINEAALLAARRGLSAVTISEMEEARDKVRWGRERRSLAMSDKERIGTAWHEAGHAYLNMVLPHTHPLHKVTIIPRGPYLGATMYLPEGDKYSTQRKEALANLVVTMGGRIAECFITDDVSNGASGDIRQATSLARHMVCEWGMSEKLGMIEYGDGDSPVFLARDVSRTRNYSEDTARVIDAEIKRFIDEAYEQATKILTDNKDKVELIANALLEFETLDASHMRDLIEFGEMKNPPSAPKPPPVPEEFRKKPAAKPTEDKPDDGGPLPGEVVGAPA, encoded by the coding sequence ATGAATCCATCGGCCCAGCCCATGACCTTCGCCGAGTTCACCAAGAACTGGGACAAGGGCATGGTGGTCAAGGATGACCCCAAGCATCAATTGAAGGTGACCACGGGTGACAGCGCCTATAACGCGGTGATTACCGGCTACCTGTATTCGAACGTCCGCCTGCTCCCCGGTGAAGAGGCTGGCACGAAGAAGAATTTCCAAGCCACCGTCCGGATGGACGAGCTGGCAAGCATCCTCGGTGAGAAGGACATCTACACCGTGACCGAAGAAGCCGCCCCGACTCCATCGGCCGATACGGTGGTGCTTTCGAACGCCGGTTTCCGTCGCTTGGCCGCACTCGGCTGGGTGAAGCCGCAGGATGGCAAAGGCTCGATCATCGTCTATTCCCAGAACGGGAACGTCGGCGTGGTGAGCGGTGTCCGTGACGTGCCGACGGAAGGCGTTGCCAAGGATGACGCCAAGGCGACCGCCCAGACGAAGCCTTTCGAGGTGGTGGCCCCGCTGATGATGCTGGGCGATGAGCTCGGCTCCCTGCTTAAGGAAGACGGGATCTTCACTGCGAAGAATGATTTCCTCCGCAGCGCGATCTTCACCTTCCTGCCGGTGCTTCTGATTGTTCTTCTTCTCTTCTTCCTGTTCCGCCAGCAGATGAAGGCGGCGGGCAGGGGCGCGATGTCCTTCGGTAAGTCAAAGGCCCGCCTTCTTACCCGCGATCACAACAAGGTGACCTTCCGGGACGTCGCCGGCATCCAGGAAGCCAAGGAAGAGCTCTGGGAAATCGTCGATTTCCTCCGTGATCCGCGCAAGTTCCAGAAGCTCGGCGGCTCGATCCCGAAAGGCGTCCTGATGGTGGGTCCTCCGGGCACCGGCAAGACCCTGCTCGCCCGTGCGATCGCAGGGGAGGCGGACGTGCCCTTCTTCTCGATCTCCGGTTCCGACTTCGTGGAGATGTTCGTCGGCGTGGGCGCATCACGTGTCCGCGACATGTTCGAGCAAGGCAAGAAGCACGCTCCCTGTCTGATCTTCATCGACGAAATCGACGCTGTGGGCCGCCATCGTGGTCACGGCATGGGCGGTGGTCATGACGAGCGCGAACAGACGCTCAACCAGCTTCTCGTCGAGATGGACGGCTTCGACACGCAGGAAGGCGTGATCATCATCGCTGCCACGAACCGTCCGGACGTGCTCGACCCCGCGCTGCTGCGCCCAGGTCGTTTCGACCGCCAAGTGACCGTTTCTCTGCCGGACGTGAATGGCCGCGAGGAAATCCTCCGCGTCCACGTGAAGAAGATCAAGCTGGCCCCGGGCACCGACCTTGGTGTCATCGCCCGCGGCACGCCCGGTTTCTCCGGTGCCGAGCTGGCAAACCTCATCAACGAGGCTGCCCTGCTCGCCGCCCGCCGTGGTCTCTCCGCGGTGACTATTTCCGAGATGGAAGAAGCGCGCGACAAGGTCCGCTGGGGCCGGGAGCGCCGCAGCCTCGCCATGTCGGACAAGGAGCGCATCGGCACCGCTTGGCACGAAGCCGGCCACGCCTACCTGAACATGGTGCTGCCGCACACGCACCCGCTGCACAAGGTGACCATCATCCCGCGTGGACCTTACCTCGGTGCAACGATGTACCTGCCGGAAGGCGACAAGTACTCCACGCAGCGCAAGGAAGCCCTCGCGAACCTCGTGGTGACCATGGGCGGCCGTATCGCGGAGTGCTTCATCACCGATGACGTCTCGAACGGTGCTTCCGGCGACATTCGCCAGGCTACCTCGCTGGCCCGTCACATGGTCTGCGAATGGGGCATGAGCGAAAAGCTCGGCATGATCGAATATGGCGATGGCGATAGCCCGGTCTTTCTGGCCCGCGATGTCTCGCGCACCCGGAACTACTCGGAAGATACCGCCCGCGTCATCGATGCCGAAATCAAGCGATTCATCGACGAGGCCTATGAGCAGGCCACCAAGATCCTTACCGACAACAAGGACAAGGTGGAACTGATCGCCAATGCCCTCTTGGAATTCGAAACGCTCGACGCCTCGCACATGCGCGACCTCATCGAGTTCGGCGAGATGAAGAATCCGCCGAGCGCGCCGAAGCCGCCTCCAGTGCCGGAAGAGTTCCGCAAGAAGCCCGCTGCCAAGCCGACGGAAGACAAGCCGGATGACGGCGGTCCGCTCCCGGGCGAAGTGGTCGGTGCTCCTGCCTGA